In Methanofastidiosum sp., the genomic window AGTTAATATTGATGGAAGACTATTTATTTTAGATTGTGGAGTAAAACTATCGGGTGAAGGAACTTACCCAGATTTTTCAGACGTTAATGTATCTGCAATTGAAGCTGTTATTATATCTCACGCACATCTTGACCACTGTGGATATGCGCCTTATCTTTATTCAGTGGGCTATAATGGCCCCATTTATTTTACTAGGCCAACTTTAGATCTAGCCCTATTAATCCAGAAAGACTTTATCAAAGTCCAAGAATATCAGGGAGAAAAACCCCCTTACTATCATGAAGATATAAGAAAAGAAATAAATCGGGCTGTGGCCCTTAACTATGAAGAAAAAGTTTACATTACTGAAGACGTATCTTTAACTTTTTATGATGCGGGACATATCTTGGGAGCCGCTCAAGTATGCCTTGATACTCCACATGGAAGGCTTCTATACACAGGGGATATAGGCTCTGATGTTAAAACTTTGAATCCTGTTAGAAAGGGAATACCTGGAGTGGACTACCTTATACTAGAGTCAACATATGGTATGAAAAGTGACGTGCACCCCCCTATGGAATCACGGGAAAAAGATCTAATCCAAATAATTAAGGAAACAAAAAAGAAGAAGGGGAATGTCCTTATACCTGTTTTTGCATTAGGCAGAGGTCAAGATATAATGATGATTCTAAAAGAGGCAAAGGAAAAAGGGCTTTTGCCTCAATCTATATACGTTGAGGGTATGCTTCTCAAAGCGAATGACATCTACGACAACTATCCTGACTGGATGAATAAAAAGATGTATAATCTATTCAGAAAAGAAAGCCCTTTCAACAGCAATATGTTTAGAGAGGTATGGAACCGGAAAAAACTAATTCAGTCAAAAGAACCAATAATAGTTGTTACTACTGCAGGAATGATGTCCGGAGGGCCAGTTATTGACTATTTCAAATCCTGGGCACCGGATGAAAAGAACTCACTCATACTAGTTGGGTACCAAGTTGAAGAAACTTTTGGTAGGCAAATTTTAGACGGACTTAGGGAATTTAAAGATGAAGATGGAGTTATGAGGAGGATAAATTGCAGGGTAGAGTGGGTTGAATTCTCTGCTCATGCCGACCATCCAGCGCTTGTTGATTATGTTTCATCCTTTGATGAGCCACCAAAGAAGGTATTCTTAAATCATGGCGATCCTAAAAAACTAGAAGAGCTGTGGGAAGAAATCGACAAGATTACAGAATGTGTAGTGGCAGACCCCGGCGTCTACTACACCCTAGATGGTGAGACTGTACAAGAAGAAATATCCTCTCAAAAGGTAACTTACGAAAAATTACCGCCTCTAGAGTCTGCATTTCAAATAATCTTTACAACACCACAAGATAAGATACTTAAAGATAGGGCAATAAATCTCATTGAAAACACTCAAAATGAGCTTCTTATTGCAAGCTACCTCGATGACTCTATTGTTTCT contains:
- a CDS encoding MBL fold metallo-hydrolase yields the protein MKIRWLGAAGEVGRSCIEVNIDGRLFILDCGVKLSGEGTYPDFSDVNVSAIEAVIISHAHLDHCGYAPYLYSVGYNGPIYFTRPTLDLALLIQKDFIKVQEYQGEKPPYYHEDIRKEINRAVALNYEEKVYITEDVSLTFYDAGHILGAAQVCLDTPHGRLLYTGDIGSDVKTLNPVRKGIPGVDYLILESTYGMKSDVHPPMESREKDLIQIIKETKKKKGNVLIPVFALGRGQDIMMILKEAKEKGLLPQSIYVEGMLLKANDIYDNYPDWMNKKMYNLFRKESPFNSNMFREVWNRKKLIQSKEPIIVVTTAGMMSGGPVIDYFKSWAPDEKNSLILVGYQVEETFGRQILDGLREFKDEDGVMRRINCRVEWVEFSAHADHPALVDYVSSFDEPPKKVFLNHGDPKKLEELWEEIDKITECVVADPGVYYTLDGETVQEEISSQKVTYEKLPPLESAFQIIFTTPQDKILKDRAINLIENTQNELLIASYLDDSIVSFIIDVVKRGAKVKAIFRHITRPGNKKAFKILKNNGAEVRVNRECHARFVVSDDREAMISSSDLTRDSFYDHFEAGIITGDKETIKKLREFFYKMWDQSVEGYIKD